Proteins from one Mycobacterium sp. EPa45 genomic window:
- a CDS encoding ABC transporter ATP-binding protein: MASAASVALRPDAPATTPRGDVVAAVDDLCVTFRRNGRDVHALRGVSLRITPGEIVGLVGESGSGKSVLGFSMLGLLGAAKTVGSVAVCGTDMLTGAAKELRKVRRLDLGAVFQDPMTSLNPTMRIGKQVEEVAGSREAALKLLTAVGIPDPERRMRAYPHELSGGLRQRVMIAIAVAGDPELIIADEPTTALDVTVQAQVLALLQRLRAEIGCSIVLITHDLGVAAQIADRIAVLYAGRIAEIGPTADVLATPAHPYTHGLLQSRLTLDTARDRPLAAMAGQVPSASAPLPGCPFVPRCALARPECSATPPDPVLVATDRVSACIVEPAQMRTELADVIAAEADVFADRVEICVDQPPAVDARAITKTFTVRRRRLDRSGASGGKLQALRGVSLTVAQGESVALVGESGSGKSTLLRTIAGLEKPTTGEVELAGSRRPQMVFQDAGASLTPWLSVGELIGERLRETSMSRAERKDAVAAVLERVGLPLDVVKSRAAQLSGGQRQRVSLARATVIPPQVLLCDEPTSALDVSLAASVLNLIGELRRTLDMSVVFVTHDLSVARVVADRIAVMYLGRIVEIGPAEDVIGRPTHPYTQALVDAIPDLGRDCRVLAGEPASPLSPPTGCAFHPRCPIAVDTCSDIELDVRLEGIPGSPHQVACIERKAR, translated from the coding sequence ATGGCGAGCGCCGCAAGTGTTGCGCTACGACCTGACGCCCCGGCGACGACGCCGCGCGGCGACGTGGTGGCGGCAGTGGACGATCTGTGTGTCACGTTCCGCCGCAACGGCAGGGACGTGCATGCGCTACGAGGTGTGTCGCTACGGATCACACCCGGCGAAATCGTCGGCCTGGTCGGCGAATCCGGCTCGGGCAAGAGCGTGCTCGGTTTCAGCATGCTCGGTCTGCTCGGTGCGGCGAAGACCGTTGGCAGCGTTGCGGTCTGCGGCACCGACATGCTCACCGGCGCCGCCAAAGAATTGCGAAAGGTCCGGCGGCTCGACCTCGGAGCGGTGTTCCAGGACCCGATGACCTCGCTCAACCCCACCATGCGGATCGGCAAGCAGGTGGAAGAGGTGGCCGGCAGCCGCGAGGCGGCGCTGAAACTGCTTACTGCGGTTGGCATTCCGGACCCCGAGCGGCGGATGCGGGCGTACCCGCACGAACTGTCTGGTGGCCTGCGCCAGCGGGTGATGATCGCGATCGCCGTCGCCGGCGACCCCGAGCTGATCATCGCCGACGAACCGACCACCGCCCTCGACGTCACGGTGCAGGCACAGGTGCTGGCTCTGCTGCAGCGGCTGCGTGCCGAGATCGGCTGCAGCATTGTGCTGATCACCCACGACCTCGGCGTCGCCGCCCAGATCGCCGATCGCATCGCCGTGCTCTACGCCGGGCGGATCGCCGAGATCGGGCCAACCGCAGATGTTCTCGCTACTCCGGCGCACCCGTACACCCACGGCCTGCTGCAATCACGCCTGACCCTGGACACCGCCCGCGATCGTCCACTGGCGGCGATGGCGGGCCAGGTGCCCAGCGCAAGCGCGCCGCTGCCCGGCTGCCCCTTCGTCCCGCGGTGTGCGCTGGCCCGGCCGGAATGCTCGGCGACACCACCGGATCCGGTATTGGTCGCCACCGACCGGGTCAGTGCCTGCATCGTCGAGCCCGCGCAGATGCGGACAGAACTGGCCGATGTGATCGCGGCCGAGGCTGACGTTTTCGCCGATCGGGTCGAGATCTGCGTTGATCAGCCGCCCGCTGTCGATGCCCGCGCCATCACCAAGACGTTCACGGTGCGCCGCCGGCGGCTCGACCGTTCCGGAGCGTCGGGAGGCAAACTGCAGGCGCTTCGCGGCGTGTCGCTGACCGTCGCGCAGGGCGAATCGGTGGCACTGGTGGGGGAGAGCGGCTCGGGCAAGTCGACCCTGCTGAGGACCATCGCCGGGCTGGAGAAGCCGACCACCGGTGAGGTCGAGCTGGCCGGCAGCCGGCGCCCGCAGATGGTCTTTCAGGACGCCGGCGCCTCGCTGACGCCCTGGCTTTCGGTCGGTGAGCTGATCGGGGAGCGGCTGCGCGAGACGTCGATGTCGCGGGCTGAGCGCAAGGACGCCGTCGCCGCGGTGCTCGAGCGGGTGGGGCTGCCCTTGGATGTGGTCAAATCGCGGGCCGCGCAGCTGTCCGGTGGTCAGCGGCAACGGGTTTCGCTGGCACGGGCCACCGTCATCCCGCCGCAGGTGCTGCTCTGCGACGAGCCGACCAGCGCGCTGGACGTGTCGCTCGCGGCTTCGGTGCTCAACCTGATCGGGGAGTTGCGCCGCACCCTCGACATGTCGGTGGTGTTCGTGACGCACGACCTGTCGGTGGCGCGGGTGGTGGCCGACCGCATCGCGGTGATGTACCTGGGCCGGATCGTCGAGATCGGGCCCGCCGAAGACGTCATCGGCCGGCCGACCCATCCCTACACCCAGGCGCTGGTCGACGCGATTCCCGATCTGGGCCGCGATTGCCGGGTGCTGGCCGGCGAACCCGCCAGCCCCCTGTCGCCGCCGACCGGATGCGCCTTCCATCCGAGGTGCCCCATCGCAGTCGACACCTGTAGCGACATCGAACTCGACGTGCGCCTGGAAGGAATCCCCGG
- a CDS encoding TetR/AcrR family transcriptional regulator, whose translation METTRAGRPRLTERRRPGTTARDEILDAAAELFTTRGYASTSTRAIAEAVGIRQASLYHYFKTKDELLSALLHQTVTPTLAFLAELEQDSAARTLHALAAFDGAQLLTSRWNLGALYLLPELREARLAAFWTERERLRLSYLDLSRTVLAATGIAEDAADLPFRLVESLVNMWTPPPHPDPATLAGHVADACLRVLGVGEDELAALRASEPAEAGHL comes from the coding sequence ATGGAGACAACGCGGGCGGGCCGCCCGCGCTTGACCGAGCGCCGCAGGCCCGGCACGACCGCCCGGGACGAGATCCTCGATGCTGCCGCCGAGCTGTTCACCACTCGCGGCTATGCCAGCACCTCCACCCGGGCCATCGCCGAGGCGGTGGGTATTCGGCAGGCCTCGCTGTATCACTACTTCAAGACCAAGGACGAGCTGCTGTCGGCGCTTTTGCATCAGACCGTCACCCCGACCCTGGCCTTCCTCGCCGAACTGGAACAGGATTCGGCGGCCCGCACCCTGCACGCCCTGGCCGCCTTCGACGGCGCCCAGCTGCTGACGTCGCGATGGAACCTGGGCGCGCTTTATCTATTGCCCGAGCTCCGCGAGGCCCGGCTGGCCGCGTTCTGGACCGAACGTGAGCGACTACGGCTGTCCTACCTCGACCTGAGCCGCACCGTTCTGGCGGCGACCGGCATCGCCGAAGACGCGGCCGACCTGCCCTTCCGCCTGGTCGAGTCCCTGGTGAACATGTGGACACCACCACCGCACCCCGATCCGGCCACACTGGCCGGCCACGTTGCCGATGCCTGCCTTCGAGTGCTCGGTGTCGGTGAAGACGAGCTTGCTGCGCTGCGCGCGTCCGAACCTGCTGAGGCGGGACATTTGTAG